The Chamaesiphon minutus PCC 6605 DNA window CAGTATTTTCGACGTAGAATTCGGTGCCGACGATTGAATTCGCAGGCGATTTCATTGTTACCTTAGCAATCCCAGGGAGAACGCCATAGCCTTTGAAGCTACTCCATCGATCTACATCGAATATTTCTTTGCAGATCTGCTCTGGCGAAATCGAGCTGTCTGCTGCAACGGTAAAGGTAATCATATTCTTTTTGGCTAATTACTGATTAGATCGAATGAGAACATTACATGGTCGGTTGGTGCGGAATTGCTCACACTCGTATATAGACTCATCGCTGCGGTATTATCTCGATCGGTCAATACCCACGCTCCCGCACAGCCCAATTCCCACCCGATTTCAAACACCGCATTCATCAACCGTTTGCCGATGCCTTGGCGGTGGTGGGTTGCCGCAACACCAATTTCGTTAATCCACAGTTCTGGTACGGGTTTGTCAGGATGAACGTAATGAACGGCGGAGACAAACCCAATGACTAAATTATTATCGATCGCGACTACTAAATGATGGCGCGGATCGGCAAGAAATTCGATCGCACGGAGTAGATCGATCGCATCATCAAATACATCTGGATCGATATTTTTGAGGATATCTAGATCGTCACGATTGAGGATTTCGATCGTAATTGTCATGGCGCGTATTCCTTCCCTACTTCAATTCTACTCGAACGGTTTTGATCTCCTTGTCGTTGTACGCAGCGATCTTTGCAGATACAGTCTCTCTCGACATCGACCTCGATCGATTCAATGCTGTGACATGATATTTGTATCCCGCTCCGTATTTTGCACGGGCTAGCTCCACCGCTTTCCTTCCCAGGGCACCATCGCCCAGAATGTACTGGAAAACAGGAAGTAATACTGTAACTGCTGCCCCAAGGAAGAATCCTTGTTTCGGGATAGAGACATTACGACCGGAGTTAAGACTGGCAGAGATTACAGGCTCGGCACTCAGTTGTCTATACATCCAATAGGTAACGGCTGTCTCGACAATTCTAGAGAGATACCACATCGAAAACCCCTGCGGATCGAGGCGAAATTCCAGCGTCAAAAGGGCGAATGGGGTCGAACAAGATCGCATCAAGATCGAGCCAATACTATTAGCAATCCAGAAGGCGGCGATCCATCTGACGATATTCGCAGTACGCAGGCTACCCCGCATGAGATAAATGCCAACCACCACAATTAAGATGCTAGGGGATGAATAACTTCGATCTGGTGAATGGCTCGAATCCGTGGATACACGATAAACCATATACATCAAGTCGAGAATTCCTAGCGCGATCGACACAATCCCAACCTGTTTTAAAATAGCGCGATAATGTTGCATCTGTTTTAAGGTCTAAGAGGCTGTTTAGGATGGGGTGTTTAGAGACCATCCTAAAAGCTGTATTGACAATTATCAATTATCAATTATCAATTATTTAATTAGACCCTGGGATGCGTGCTGGTTCGACACCTTTAGGTTCCATTTTTCTCAACGTTGTGTTTGGCTTTGGTTTGCAGCGTTCGTGTGGTTTAGTTTCCAAACTAGCTGGATCGATGTTTTCCGAACCGACAATTAGTACTTTATAACGATCGGCTTTATCAACCACAATTTCACCACAACTATTGACTGATTTATCTTGGCGCGATCCAGATTTGTCCTGAGCATTAATGTATCTGATTTGGTATCGTTTAGTGGGTGTTAATCCTGTGACCACTACTTCACCTTTACTGGTTTTATAAGCTTCGGCAGCAGTAGCGATCGCGCTATTAGTTAGTACGAGCATTGCGGCAATAGACATTGTAGCAATTGAAAATTTAGTTGACATATATTTGCTCCAAAATTGAGATAAGTTTTGTGAGATTTCAGCGGTTTCCAACCGCTGTCTTGATGCGCTAAACCGTCGGGAGACCCGACGAGCGCGCATCACGAGCCACGACTGGCAATCCATTTATCTAACCTTTCAGTCTTCCAGGCTTGCCAGAGTCGCTACCAGAGCCGCTACCAGAGCCACCGCCAGAGCCACCACCAGAAACACCCGAACATTCGACAATCTCCTTGTCTGAAACTTGATAGGCTGAATCCCATCCGACAGTCACGGAATTTGGACAATTTGGATAGCTTTTGTTGACGATATAGACGGGGCCGCTTGAACCCTGAGTCTGAATTTTGACAGATTTAATTCCTTTAGAACTGGAGATATTACAACTAACACTAGCTGGAATAGTGCAGTTAGACACGACATCTGCTTGGGCAACAGATCCGATCGCGAAAGTGCCGAATAAAGTTGCGCTGGAAATCAAACTTGCAAATAGTAATTTAGATGGTAAAGTCGACATTATTTTTCTCCTTTAGTTGTTGTTGGTAGAGCAATCTATCGTTAATTGATGTATTACCTTCTAGTGCATTCTACGAAACTTTCAGAACTAATTTCGCAAAAGTTCTAAATTAAATTTTGATTTTGGATATTTATTTTACGTCTACAAAATACGCAAAAATTCCAATAAAAACGCATTATCAAATTGCAAAATAATGGCTTTATTTTTTGTAACTAAAGTCATCTTGAAAATTCGACTTGTATTTTTCGATCCGATCGTTATTGAGTAAAACAATCATCAATTGTCCCTACTCAACGAAAACTAGAGATCGAACAGGGAAACTCGATAAGTTGGGTTTCGCCTTTTGTCTGGGTATTACTAGTATCAGTTCGGGCAACTCTAGAAACCAGATAAGATAGATAAAGATAATAGCTAACTTAAGCAATAGCTTGAGATAATTGAATAAAACTCTGTGAGGGTGGCTGGTTTGGGGTTTTCTTTGCCCCTCGATCGGTAGGTTAAGTTGAGCCTTAAGTTAGTTGAATGTAACCCCGCCTGGAATGCCAACGATTGTGTCTTGAAAAGGTGCTCTACTTGGGGAAACCCCAAGACCGCACTTTCCGCAAATCGTGGCTCGTGTTGCGAAGTCCGCCTACGCGGACTAAGATATTCAGTCCGCATAGGCGGACTTCGCACTCTGAGGAGCGGTTTCTAACCGCTTAGATTTATAAATAGAACTTTCATAATGGGACATGAATATGACCCCTAAAAAGAATCGCCGACGGGGAGTCGTGCTGTCATCAATCGGTCAAAGTAAAATCGAACAGGCGCGGCGACAACTAGAAAAAACAGAGAATGCGGGCGATCGACTGACGATCGAAGAACTCAGCGAGCGATCGCGGTTATCTATAGCCACCATGACAAAGGTTTTAGCCGCTCGAATCGGCGTGGATAAGCAGACTCTAGATCTAGTATTTGTGGCCTTTGGGTTGCAGATGGAACGCGCCGATTATCAGCAACCGGAACATCACGAGGAGCCAGCGGAGATTCAAATCGATTCCCCCACAACGCAGATCATCGATTGGGGTGAAGCGATCGATGTTTCGATGTTTTACGGGCGAGATTCAGAAATTACCACGCTGACAACTTGGATTCAACAAGATAACTGTCGCCTAATTGCTTTATTGGGTATGGGCGGGATTGGCAAAACCGCTCTATCGGTCAAAATCGCCCAGCAACTCTTGCAAACTGAGCGATCCTTTGAATTTATCATTTGGCGTAGTCTTCGCAATGCTCCACCCTTAGAGTCCCTGCTGATTGACATCATCCAAGTGCTGTCCTGTCAGCAAGAAAACTTGGTTTCTTTGCCGATTTCAGCTCTATTAAATCGGTTACTGCATTACTTGCGATCGCATCGCTGTTTGCTGGTGTTAGACAATGGCGAAACCATCTTACAGAGTGGGGAATTTGCGGGAATCTATCGTCAAGATTATGAAGCCTATGGCGAACTATTCCGTCAGGCGGGTGAAATTTCCCATCAGAGTTGTCTGGTGCTAACCAGTCGCGAGAAACCAGAAACGATCGCCAATTTGGAGGGAATAACCTTACCAGTTCGAGCGATTGCCCTGACTGGATTATCGCCGAATGATAGCGATCGATTGTTTGCAGCGATCGGATTATCCTCATCATCAGCGATCGACAGACACAAGCTAATCGAAGTTTATGGTGGTAATCCCCTCGCTCTGAAAATTGTCGCCACCTCGATTCGAGAAATTTTTGATGGCAATGTCGATGGGTTTTTACATGCCGAAACTACTGTTTTTAATGGCATTCGGCGGTTACTAGACCAACAATACCAGCGGCTGATGCCGATCGAACGACAAGTAATGACGTGGTTGGCGATCGATCGCGATTGGGCAACTCTGGCTCAATTACAGGCGGATATCGTCCCGGCTGTCAGCACCCAGGGATTAATGGAAGCCTTAGAGTCTCTATCGCGGCGCAGTCTAATCGAGCAAAAAAACGCCCGCTTTACCCAACAACCAGTCGTCATGGAATACATGACCGAGCATTTAATCAACCAAATCTGTGCCGAAATCACTAACTGTCAACTGTCAACTGTCAACTGTCAACTGTTCAACACTTACGCTCTATCTAAAACCACCGTCAAAGAATA harbors:
- a CDS encoding GNAT family N-acetyltransferase — encoded protein: MTITIEILNRDDLDILKNIDPDVFDDAIDLLRAIEFLADPRHHLVVAIDNNLVIGFVSAVHYVHPDKPVPELWINEIGVAATHHRQGIGKRLMNAVFEIGWELGCAGAWVLTDRDNTAAMSLYTSVSNSAPTDHVMFSFDLISN